One window of the Benincasa hispida cultivar B227 chromosome 3, ASM972705v1, whole genome shotgun sequence genome contains the following:
- the LOC120072754 gene encoding pentatricopeptide repeat-containing protein At1g56690, mitochondrial-like produces MSSGLVFFRLVLNRFYCSTLGISSNSLIARYSRLGQIEKARAVFDEMRDKSIVSWNSIVAGYFQNNRPEEAQNMFDKMSERNTISWNGLISGYIKNGMLNEARKAFDRMPERNVVSWTAMVRGYVKEGMISEAESLFWQMPEKNVVSWTVMLGGLIQDGRIDEAFRLFNMMPEKDVVARTTMIGGYCQEGFLVEARRLFDEMPRRNVVSWTVMITGYLQNQQVDIARKLFEVMPEKNEVSWTAMLMGYTNCGRLDDASELFNAMPIGSVVACNAMILGFGQNGEVPKARQVFDQMREKDEGTWSAMIKVYERKGFELEALELFRMMQREGIRPNFPSLISVLSVCASLANLDHGREIHAQLVRSQFDLDVYVASVLLTTYIKCGNLVKAQQVFDRFPSKDVVMWNSIITGYAQHGLGEEALRVFHDMHFSGIMPDDITFVGVLSACSYTGNVKKGLEIFNSMETKYQLEQKTEHYACMVDLLGRAGKLHEAMDLIERMPMEADAVIWGALLGACRTHMKLDLAEVAAKKLLQLEPKNAGPYILLSNIYASQGRWGDVAELRRNMRDRSVSKYPGCSWIVVEKKVHNFTGGDSSGHPEHSEINRILEWLSGLLREAGYCPDRSFVLHDIDEEEKAQSLGYHSEKLAVAYGLLKIPKGMPIRVMKNLRVCGDCHTAIKLIAKVTGREVILRDANRFHHFKGGSCSCQDYW; encoded by the coding sequence ATGTCCTCTGGATTAGTGTTTTTCCGTCTTGTGCTGAATCGTTTCTACTGTTCTACTCTTGGAATTTCATCTAATTCTCTTATTGCCCGGTATTCTCGATTGGGTCAAATCGAGAAGGCTCGGGCTGTGTTCGATGAAATGCGTGACAAAAGCATCGTTTCATGGAACTCCATTGTTGCTGGGTACTTTCAGAACAATCGGCCTGAGGAAGCCCAGAACATGTTTGATAAAATGTCTGAGAGGAATACTATATCTTGGAATGGTTTAATTTCTGGGTATATTAAGAATGGGATGCTCAATGAAGCTAGGAAAGCGTTTGATAGAATGCCTGAGAGGAATGTTGTTTCATGGACTGCTATGGTTAGGGGGTATGTGAAGGAGGGTATGATTTCTGAGGCAGAGTCACTTTTTTGGCAAATGCCTGAAAAGAATGTAGTATCTTGGACGGTGATGTTGGGTGGGCTTATTCAAGATGGTCGGATTGATGAGGCTTTTCGGCTTTTCAATATGATGCCTGAGAAGGATGTGGTGGCAAGAACTACTATGATTGGAGGGTATTGCCAAGAAGGTTTTTTAGTGGAAGCTCGCAGGCTTTTCGATGAGATGCCTCGTCGGAATGTTGTGTCTTGGACTGTGATGATAACAGGATATCTGCAGAACCAACAGGTGGATATTGCTAGAAAGCTTTTTGAAGTCATGCCAGAGAAAAATGAGGTTTCATGGACCGCTATGCTGATGGGCTACACCAATTGTGGGCGGCTTGATGACGCTTCGGAACTTTTTAATGCAATGCCTATTGGGTCTGTTGTTGCGTGTAATGCAATGATTCTTGGTTTTGGCCAGAATGGGGAGGTCCCAAAAGCAAGACAAGTGTTTGATCAAATGAGAGAAAAGGATGAAGGGACATGGAGTGCTATGATTAAAGTGTATGAAAGGAAAGGCTTTGAGTTAGAAGCACTTGAGTTGTTTCGTATGATGCAAAGAGAAGGAATAAGGCCAAACTTTCCTTCTTTGATCAGCGTTCTTTCAGTTTGTGCTAGCTTGGCTAATCTCGATCATGGTAGAGAGATACATGCCCAGCTAGTGAGATCTCAATTTGACCTTGATGTCTATGTTGCCTCCGTTCTTCTCACGACATACATAAAGTGTGGCAATCTGGTGAAAGCACAACAAGTATTTGATAGGTTTCCAAGTAAGGATGTTGTTATGTGGAACTCTATTATCACAGGATATGCCCAACATGGTCTAGGGGAGGAAGCATTACGAGTTTTCCATGATATGCATTTTTCAGGTATCATGCCCGATGATATCACATTTGTTGGAGTTCTTTCGGCATGTAGTTACACTGGCAATGTGAAAAAGGGCTTAGAAATTTTCAATTCCATGGAAACAAAGTATCAATTGGAACAAAAAACTGAACACTATGCTTGCATGGTTGATTTGCTTGGTCGAGCAGGTAAGCTACATGAGGCAATGGATCTAATAGAAAGAATGCCAATGGAAGCCGATGCTGTTATTTGGGGTGCTTTATTAGGTGCTTGCAGAACCCACATGAAATTGGATTTGGCTGAAGTTGCAGCCAAAAAGCTTCTACAGCTTGAGCCTAAAAATGCAGGGCCTTATATTTTGTTGTCaaatatttatgcatctcaaggTAGATGGGGTGATGTTGCCGAGTTGCGGAGAAATATGAGAGATAGAAGTGTAAGCAAGTACCCAGGCTGTAGCTGGATTGTTGTGGAGAAGAAAGTACATAACTTTACGGGAGGTGATAGCTCGGGGCACCCTGAGCATTCTGAGATCAATAGAATATTAGAGTGGTTATCTGGATTGCTAAGAGAGGCAGGATATTGCCCGGATCGGAGTTTTGTGCTACATGACATAGATGAAGAAGAGAAAGCGCAAAGTTTAGGATACCATAGTGAAAAACTGGCTGTGGCATATGGACTTCTCAAAATACCAAAAGGTATGCCGATTCGCGTAATGAAGAACCTTCGTGTTTGTGGGGATTGCCACACTGCAATTAAACTAATTGCAAAGGTTACAGGAAGAGAGGTCATCTTGAGAGATGCCAATCGGTTCCATCATTTTAAGGGTGGCTCATGCTCTTGTCAGGATTATTGGTGA